One genomic region from Dermacentor variabilis isolate Ectoservices chromosome 6, ASM5094787v1, whole genome shotgun sequence encodes:
- the LOC142584494 gene encoding uncharacterized protein LOC142584494: MDSEMQGAAQAPSTTDPEAMAVRRLELELEKVRLQLECERIALRRVELEQSGRPPSVSEGSDLRCASTDGISQCAQVLKAYRLPCDTDVPIWFDEVEKLFSSFQVPGHSRVHLIMPALTERVRYLLRSLNDEECTDDETVKKAVLDELKLTPAEYLRRYEKASKRKEETWAQFASRARTYLAYYLQSRNASTKEAMTELMVADRMKASLSSEALGYVLLREGEDWFKPVEVAKVLETFEQAKGKGRATKPASTASLMQQAKLASPQRTNLKFHVCHIQGHLARDCPKASNKEQQGKAPTVQKQRVQKVAVVSEEPAPEQERVLSARVEILGQNASSGRSKLDLIPIMCGDIATEAVLDTGSEITVVRKSMLPVVLQEPSGTVRLKSAFGNTIRANLATLPVGMHCPGAVIQPQRTDLVCAVTDELAKGVDCLLSKEDWELLQAQEKDEFRRENIPRVANSVGVRSVEIVDNTEPDCGLSCEETTDKIPVLQENSSIQDVTGVPSQREEFRAAQLAYGSLKKAWDDARNVVLEYQIRSVQTKVRTLKLN, encoded by the exons atggatagtgagatgcaaggcgctgcgcaggctccgagcacgacagatccagaggccatggcggtgagacgcctggagctagagctggaaaaggtgcgcctgcagctagagtgcgagcgcattgctctacggagagtggagcttgagcagtcgggcaggccgccttcggtgtcggaaggaagcgatctCCGCTGTGCCAGCACGGATGGAATATCACAATGTGCTcaagtgcttaaggcataccggttgccgtgtgacactgacgttccgatatggtttgatgaggttgaaaagttgttttcatcttttcaagtaccaggacacagccgtgtacatttgatcatgcctgcgctgaCCGAGCGGGTCCGTTATCTGTTGCGTAGCCTCAATGATGAGGAATGTACAGATGacgagactgtaaagaaggcggtattagatgaacttaagctcacgccagctgAATACTTGAGGAGGTatgaaaaggcatctaaacgaaaggaggaaacttgggctcagttcgcgtcccgCGCTAGAACatatttggcctattaccttcaatctcgcaATGCAAGCACgaaagaagctatgacggagcttatggtcgctgaccgtatgaaagccagtctaagctcagaagcccttggatatgttcttttgcgggagggcgaagactggtttaagccagtggaggtggcgaaagtgctggagactttcgagcaagctaaagggaaaggacgagcaactaagccagcctCAACAGCCTCATTGATGCAGCaagcaaaactagctagcccgcagaggacaaatTTAAAATTCCACGTGTGTCATATACAGGgacacctagccagagactgcccaaaagcttcaaataaagaacagcaggggaaggcaccgactgtgcaaaaacaaagggtacagaaggttgctgttgtaagtgaagaacctgcaccagagcaagaaagggtgcttaGCGCTAGAGTAGAAATCTTAGGTCAAAATGCTAgctcagggaggtcaaagctggaccttatccctatcatgtgcggggATATAGCAACggaagctgtgttggacacaggtagtgagataacggtcgtcCGTAAAAGCATGTTGCCCgtcgttttacaggagccatcgGGAACAGTAAGACTCAAGTCGGCATTCGGaaacaccattcgagctaacctagctacgctgcccgtaggcatgcatTGCCCGggagctgtgatacaaccgcagaggaccgatctggtgtgcgcggttacagatGAACTTGCAAAGGGTGTTGACTGCCTGttgtcaaaggaagattgggaactactacaggcgcaggaaaaagacgAGTTTCGACGCGAAAATATTCCGCGGGTCGCCAACTCCGTGGGAGTCCGATCAGTCGAAATAGTCGATAACACTGAGccagactgcggtctaagttgcgaAGAAACGACAGACAAAATCCCTGTATTGCAAGAAAATAGCTCGATACAAGATGTCActggggtgcccagtcagcgggaggaatttcgagctgctcagctTGCCTATGGAAGCCTGAAAAAGGCCTGGGATGATGCGAGAAACG TCGTACTGGAGTACCAGATacgatctgttcagaccaaggTACGAACTTTAAAGctcaactga